AGATTTGACgcctttgaatttttttccatggGGGCGCCTTAAATGTAAAGTGCACGAAACAAAGCAAACTTGTTTGGAACACTTACCATAAAGAATAATTTGGGTGTACCGTCAATTATCgcgagaatttttaaaaaatgtacgtTTAAATCGCGTTTATACTTTTGTATGGAAGCAAATGGGGGTCAATTTGATCATTTAACTTAGATAaatcttttttgtgttttttaaaagtggaTTTAACGATgatatgaatttaaatttttgcaaaaacgacttgtcaaaataacttttatcaTAGTTTGTTGTAAATAAGTCCCAAAACCTTTAAAACTAGGTATCACGCGACCCTTCTTccttattcaaatttaagagATTGTAACGCTCCCTCTTAGAGGGTTGCTCGTTCGGGCGCTCAGTGTTCGTCAAAAAATATCCCCCCAGAAAAATTAATCGACCTGTTAAGGGAAATTTCTCCAAACACGACAATATACGAAATATCCGGGGTGGCTCCTTTTCATtcggacatcctgtataatataatagCAATAAGGTAGAAAACATTTGACCTTTATCTCCTACTAACCTGAGGAATTTGACTTATAAAATACACAGTTAACAACGCAAATAATATTCACTAATATAACGAAATTAAACATTGTCTCACTTGGAAGTACGTAGGTTCAAAATGAACGTACTTGTTCATCTGAAGCGCATTATAAGTTATATCAACTAGTCCATATCGCATTGTCATTTCCTGTTATTCCCACCCTaagtttattatcaaaaatgaccGAAAgctgaatattttcaagtttaagtTTACCACAAAGTGCTTTTGgagatttcatttaaatattgcatTCGCTGGTACTTAAACAAAACGGTTTCTCCATTTTCGCCAGGAGCAAGGAGCGCATAtgcataaaaatgataaatgaaGGATAAACGTTTACTTATTTagtttccaaaataatttattcgtGATCTACATCAAAtgcaaataacactaaaaggtgtatataaaaaataaatgaaaataattaaatatttaaaaatttactattaaacACCGCCAGAAAATCCGAAGGCTTTTCTTTAGTTATAGGCAACCAGGCATATAGCGCGCTGCTCACGTGAcctctttcagatttttagCCAATAGCTGTTCAAATTGACGACATTTCACTTAGACTGCCACCTACTGCAGGGATAATGCGTTAAAAAATTTGGCGCCaagaagttaatttttatcgctttttaatcaaaaatgtcccgtaatttatgtattttaaggGACAATTAAACTTTTCTCACCGTTATCCTTCAAGTCGCTCTGCTTTCGAACTCACTAAtcgaaaaaatctatttttcccGCCCAAAACGTCACTCAAAAATTGAGGTTATAAATCAGAACAGCTGATACTTTAAAGGCCCAAAAGTGTTTGTGTTTTGCCTCACAAAAAAGCTCACCCGcgaatttaataaacaaatttgggCATTTCAAAACCTCAGTCACATTTTCAAGCCTTTGGCGCCAATTTCCGAAAATATCTGCGGCATGGCGCAAAATACAGGTGTAAAATCCCACGTTTTGTAGAAGTACCTAAAAGTAGGCGTCGTCTGGTCTGGAAGGTCCACAGTGATCAGTGCTGCAATAAGagcttttttttgttaaaatcgTCCTTAAATTATCTCTACCATGGTCCAGTCTAACAGCAGTAATGACGAGCTTAGCTTACATCAGGAATTGTGCAGCAAGTTGAATCTCGACATGGGTATTGTTGCAGCTTCATGGGAGACCTTTGAAAGTATCAGTAAGAAGTTTGCTCTTGAGGTAAGTGTCTTTCTATGTTATTGATCTAAAATAAGCAGATCTGGCATATAacataatcaaattttttcacaaatttcaaggaaaaaaacaaaaacagacACTACTCTAATTCCCAGTATCATTTGCTATACCTCATACATCTAAGGTCTCACTTTAGTACTGGTTAATGCTAATTCACCAGGTATCTTTTGCCCTTCTCAGGGTTTGTTTTTTCCAAGATCAGATGTACATTTTCAGTCTCCAACTTTGTATTATTAGCATAGGTGTTAGGTCAAAGAAAGTTCATTTCATTTTGTAATctttatttcagtttaaaaagatttttatattttattattttactacATCTACTTAAGTAAATACCTCTCGCCATgttcaaagtatttttaatggaaacttcATGAAAATATAACCACACTTAGCTATCTATAGCTCAGGATGCAAGGGCAGTTTCACCCCCACTCACAACATATCTAATTCATCTCTATGGGCAAGGCCTCTCTATGACAGAACTGTGATGGGGTCTAACATATTTATATACTATTCTGTATTTCATACATTTGCATTCTTTTGGATAATTTCttagacatttaaaaaaaaacattttaatagatGTAGTGATTAATACATTATCAGTTAATAGCAATTAGTACATTGCCTTGGGTAAGTAAAAAGATGAATATATTTAATTGCATGTTTtgtaaatcaagaaaaaaaaaaatattatgagcATCATAGTTGTGCAGACCCGGCTTAGGGTATTTCTTGTCAAGGACCTGcaatagcaaaaaaatgtatagaaGGATTCAGTCCACTTTCTATCAACAGGGATATAAGGGGAATACTGCAATCTTGCTCTCCCAAAGCACATAAGACCAGTTTCGGTAGCTCATTTCACTTCAACTTAGTTATGCATGGCATTGCCAAATCGATTATGGCAAGATACACCAAAATGGCTGACTCTTGATCCACATATTGACATTCACCCCATCTGTCAGACAATTCACATACTGGATATTGTAGAGGACCTAAAATGGATCCTTACAATACTCCTTAATTGATATTAGTTAACCCCTATGAGTGACATCTCCTACTTTGAGTTATGCAAACAACCCAACTTTTGTCCATCAAGTAGGACCTAATAAGTGTCAAGCATTTACTTCTCAATCTTTATGAGTTTTATCTTTATAACAAcaagtaattaattaaattacaacCCTTGGAGAGATCAAAAAACAGGCCACTCTGCCACTGAAAACATATCTTTCATATATGTACGTAATTTGTAGTACTAAAAATAGCTAGTTTCCAAGATTGTTGTTATCTATTACTGTTTTGCCAATACCCCATAAATCCATGAAATATCAATTCATCAACATTAAATTCGATGCACGCAATATATTCCGAGGAGACTTTCAAGAACTAAATGCTACGCATTGTGATTACTTGTACAATTTTTGATTCGTAGACATTAACAGAAATTTAATCGCAATAAAATTTGCTTACCGCTATAAATTTTCTGTCTTATTATTGTGGTTTCAATTATTACTGATAATAAAATgcctgattttttaaattatatttttaattaataataacatatCTGATTTTCAGTGTACTGGtgaataaaattctcaaagtAGTTCTTTATTTAACGCTTAAAATATAGAATTGCCAAATCTAGGTATTTATCTAAGGACCATAATTATGTAGTTTATTATGTAAGTATAGTATGCTAGTTAAAAGTGAGATGTATTCAGCATCAACAAGGACCAACAATTTAAACCTGATCACCCTTCAAGCaactaaaaatttgcaattatttctaattgttCGATATCATAAACTATAACTATAGCCAGGCGTTTAGCATAAATTTCTGATAATATTGTGTTTTTCTCTTGCCTTGTCAGTAAGGttgttttcaaagttttctattagttttcaagaaaaaataataaattaatatttagagATAGTGGGTGTTAggtatttattattgtctcATCTGTGAATTTACTTGGAGGAGTAGCTGCTATAGATGATTAAAGGAGGTACCATCAGCTATAAGTTACAGTGTATCCATCTAAAGATTTATTACTTTAGTTGATGCTTTAGTacacttttattattataacataattaaaaatcaagttttAAGAGATAACAACTTTGCCAGAATAAAATTGGCCAGTAATGAACCTCTTGGACAATTGTTTTACTTATTAATACCTTTCCTCCCTAATTTATTGTAGTTTGGTCTTATTGTACCAATTATTACTTACAACAATATTGTTAATCCAACTATCTAAATTTTAagagcaaatttaattatgtcaTTTACTTGCAATCAACATTAATGTACTATTTCAGGGTGAGAAGATTCACTGGTTGGGTTGTGCCATTTACGTGGCATCCAGAAACATGGAAACTCCAACTGTTGACAACTCCTCCGTTGTCAAAGGAATGGGCATAAATTTAACCAGCCTTTTAAGACATAGCAATTTAACGTAAGTATTAATATTGACATGGATCATCTTTATATTTCTgactttcaattaaatttcagttttatgcaattttttaacaacattaCCCGTTGGGCAGATATGGCCCAATTGCCACCGGACTTTCGCACGAAGATTGATAATATGAGAAACAATTTTAGCATCACCTATAACACTTTCAAAAAGCTACATCCattgtttattgaaatattccttCCACCGATTCCAAATAAACAAGATGTGGAGGCCGCAAAACACCGATACAAAAAATCTAGGTATAGGCAACTCAGtaatgtttttcatttccaGTTTGCTccaatttgttttcttttgttcaaAGAACTATCCCCTGCACATCACTGAAAATATTCGAGTTCATCTGGAATATGTTTATCACTTTGAAGGCGGAGGAATCTTTGTGCAGCACCGAGCTGATTAAAGCTCACCATCTGCTTTTTTGTTGCATTGACTACGcctttaaaaatgttgtgtCTGCTGAAAGAAAAGACTTACTTAATGGGACTGTGACTGAGGAGCTATTGCAATATAACCAAGATTTTAGAGCTTTAAAAGAAGTGCCTTGCATAGTTAAAAGGTAGTAATTCAAATGTAAATGTGGTATTAAGCTAAATGAAACAACTTGCAGATTTTGCAAGTGTGATACTGTGATCAAGGAAGCTCTGCATATGAAAGCATACACTTTCAGACAACTTTTAACTAAATTCATTGATCAGGGCATTTTGTTAGCCGATGAAACCGATTTTACCGGAGTCTTTGAGCGAAACAACTTCGaccagaattttaaaaatttcaataaagcgTATGAAACACATTTACTGAGTCGCGGCGATTTTGACGAAAGGATTTTTCTTGGTGAACTTGAGAGTTTCTAAACCATAAAGAAGttagttaataattttcattttcagctGAATTTAAACGTGTTTTATTGGATAAAGAGCAGACTGTGCAAAGTTGGACCTCAATGAGAGTGTTACCTCCTAGCGATTCAGGTATGCTTGacgttattttaaaaattaagcagATAGCCATATTTTTTCCTGCATAGATGGGGCTCTTTTGGAATCACCAAAGGCAGGAACTGGAACTGTAAGTTTTGTTGAGTATAAGTGACgttttacttttattgttattatactCTTTTTAGGCTAATCCTAGAATTTTGGACACTCCTTTGACAGGAAGGAGATTTTTGGGACCAAGAGATGGCGATTTGTCTGGTAGATCAGTACCAGAGCGAATTTCTAGGTTGCAGACTATCATAGGAAGCAGGTCTGCTGATGCTAGCGAACAGCTGAAAAGTCTTTTTGAGTAGGATTCTTTttcaataagaaattaatctgCAATtcagcatttgtttattttagatCCTGCGGAAGAAACATTTTACCAAAGATTAATGatattcttgataaaatgaaaaaaatgtttatcgcAGGGTATACTGCAAATAATTTATCGAAAGAAGAGGCGCAGAATAAGCTCGATTTGGGTGgtgctttattttttaagtatgtggaaatgattttaaacaaagaaaagaaCATTACGCCTGATATTTCCGTAAGTTgattataattattgtaatcAAGTAATAGCTCATGCTGGCAGTTTAATATGTACCAAAAATTGATGATATAGTTTTAGCCGTTTTAAAGGCAAACAGCGTAAATGAGTTTCTGGCGGCCCTTTTTAAACAGTGGTAACTCGGGCAAAGGATGTTTTTCGTCCAAAATGTATAGCATtatctttttaaatgttttgagtAGAAGAATTAACcatcaaaatttcttaatatctCGAtaaccaaaaacaatttgtcAACTTTATGAGTGGCATTAAAAATGGGCTTCAcaaattgcaacttttttcgttattttgtCGCTTTCATAATGCTTATTGATTCGAACGTAGCAATTGTACCACATGGCATTcaaaacactttgtatattcgattgttttatcaaatttccCTTTAGGTTTCATTTGTTCTTTGctaaatttgatgaaaaattaaaattttaagacagtattaccaaattttgtttttaaaatattgaagaaggtaaaattatttgtttctcaaatttatgtattttctaGGGCTTGGTCGAAAAAGAAGTATTTTATCAATGTATGTTTGCGTGTTGTTTGGAGATTGTTCTGTACTGTTACAATTTCCCAAAGAAATTCCCCTGGATATTAGACGTCCTGAAAGTTGAGCCGATACATTTCGTTAAAGTGATCGAATTGGTGGTCAGGTCCAAAGACAACTTGTTCAGAGAGCTGATTAAACACTTGAATCGAGTAAGAATTTCTGCTCAAACATTCAATGAGTGCTCTGAACATCTGAATAATCTTTAGATTGAAGAAACCATAATCGAGTCATTGGCGTGGAGATCAAGCAGTCCGATATGGGACGCCATTGAAAAATCTGGGCaggaaattccaaaatttcaggaCACTGCCTTGCCTGGCCATCTTCTGTACAACGAAGCTTCGAATGAACatcgtaatttaaaatttacaataattgatatcattttattatttaaactaaaCCGTTATCGTAGTATTACAATCCCCCGGGCCCCCTTCCGCTGCAGACCGATTTCAATCTCCCCTTTCTCAGctatgcaaaaatttattcCCGTCTTCAGGATCAGGGTTGCAGCGCCCAGGCACGCATTTGGGTATAGATCATTACTGTGAAAATCTACTTTTTGTTAACAAGTTTCACGTAATTTCAGTCCTACCAGACAAGGACggaaaagtgaaatttattcCGATATTGGACGCTCATGTAAAGATTGAGAATCCTCAAACCAGTCCTGGAACCAAACCTGATCCGCAGGCTGCCGCTCTACCTCGACGAACTGGAAGTTTATcgattattttcagaaaagtaAATCTTCATTAacgtttaattttgaaagtaaagattaatatttattttttaatttagttctaTTATTTGGCCGGGGTCAGAATGCAACACCTCTGCTCCCAATTGGGATTCGAGGAATTTGAGCTTCGAAGGAAAATCTGGACGATTTTTGAGGACTCGATTCGTCACACGGATCTCATAAAAGACCGTCACTTGGACCAGTTATTGATGTGTGCAATATATGTTATCTGTAAAGCAGCGAACGTGACCAACAATCCAAACTTGTTTAGCCTTATTATGAAGTTCTACAGGCAACAGCCGCAAGCTTCTAGTTGCGTTTATCGGGATGTGTTGATTAATAGAGCCAGAACTGTTGGTACGTCTTGAAGTGTAATGTTTAAGAAATAATGTTTTCAGATGTTTTACATTGAAAAGATATTTCTTTCAAATGTTAGTTATTGGCAATTAAGTAATACTGCAGatcatttttggtttttaaatattttcttgaaaatccGAGAATCATGTATTTCGAGGGTTAATTgcgaatttcaaaatgaaattggCTGCAAAAGAGGTAAatgcacatttttattttaggttaCGAAATTTGATCATACTGCTTGTAAAGTCATATTTATTTCCTTggaatttgaacatttacttcaTTTAATGcctaattgcaaatttttcaaagttcttAAGAGCTCCCGTAGACGGATCGCTTTATCGTg
The sequence above is drawn from the Euwallacea similis isolate ESF13 chromosome 22, ESF131.1, whole genome shotgun sequence genome and encodes:
- the LOC136416072 gene encoding retinoblastoma-like protein 1 isoform X6 codes for the protein MVQSNSSNDELSLHQELCSKLNLDMGIVAASWETFESISKKFALEGEKIHWLGCAIYVASRNMETPTVDNSSVVKGMGINLTSLLRHSNLTFMQFFNNITRWADMAQLPPDFRTKIDNMRNNFSITYNTFKKLHPLFIEIFLPPIPNKQDVEAAKHRYKKSRTIPCTSLKIFEFIWNMFITLKAEESLCSTELIKAHHLLFCCIDYAFKNVVSAERKDLLNGTVTEELLQYNQDFRALKEVPCIVKRFCKCDTVIKEALHMKAYTFRQLLTKFIDQGILLADETDFTGVFERNNFDQNFKNFNKAYETHLLSRGDFDERIFLAEFKRVLLDKEQTVQSWTSMRVLPPSDSDGALLESPKAGTGTANPRILDTPLTGRRFLGPRDGDLSGRSVPERISRLQTIIGSRSADASEQLKSLFESCGRNILPKINDILDKMKKMFIAGYTANNLSKEEAQNKLDLGGALFFKYVEMILNKEKNITPDISGLVEKEVFYQCMFACCLEIVLYCYNFPKKFPWILDVLKVEPIHFVKVIELVVRSKDNLFRELIKHLNRIEETIIESLAWRSSSPIWDAIEKSGQEIPKFQDTALPGHLLYNEASNEHLLQSPGPPSAADRFQSPLSQLCKNLFPSSGSGLQRPGTHLVLPDKDGKVKFIPILDAHVKIENPQTSPGTKPDPQAAALPRRTGSLSIIFRKFYYLAGVRMQHLCSQLGFEEFELRRKIWTIFEDSIRHTDLIKDRHLDQLLMCAIYVICKAANVTNNPNLFSLIMKFYRQQPQASSCVYRDVLINRARTVDGEEIPEENDHLILFYNHVYIKVMQSYAVRFKPNANNTNKDIVLSPLPASRKNLISSSNQQVVGNVFIKPMDTSTIPVNNGSSFNYYFSRSPSKDLMNINRAINGNGIQGKRLLIDEDGNVPATKRLAPNRKLQSLVEDRQRQNSASND
- the LOC136416072 gene encoding retinoblastoma-like protein 1 isoform X5, coding for MVQSNSSNDELSLHQELCSKLNLDMGIVAASWETFESISKKFALEGEKIHWLGCAIYVASRNMETPTVDNSSVVKGMGINLTSLLRHSNLTFMQFFNNITRWADMAQLPPDFRTKIDNMRNNFSITYNTFKKLHPLFIEIFLPPIPNKQDVEAAKHRYKKSRTIPCTSLKIFEFIWNMFITLKAEESLCSTELIKAHHLLFCCIDYAFKNVVSAERKDLLNGTVTEELLQYNQDFRALKEVPCIVKRFCKCDTVIKEALHMKAYTFRQLLTKFIDQGILLADETDFTGVFERNNFDQNFKNFNKAYETHLLSRGDFDERIFLAEFKRVLLDKEQTVQSWTSMRVLPPSDSDGALLESPKAGTGTANPRILDTPLTGRRFLGPRDGDLSGRSVPERISRLQTIIGSRSADASEQLKSLFESCGRNILPKINDILDKMKKMFIAGYTANNLSKEEAQNKLDLGGALFFKYVEMILNKEKNITPDISGLVEKEVFYQCMFACCLEIVLYCYNFPKKFPWILDVLKVEPIHFVKVIELVVRSKDNLFRELIKHLNRIEETIIESLAWRSSSPIWDAIEKSGQEIPKFQDTALPGHLLYNEASNEHLLQSPGPPSAADRFQSPLSQLCKNLFPSSGSGLQRPGTHLVLPDKDGKVKFIPILDAHVKIENPQTSPGTKPDPQAAALPRRTGSLSIIFRKFYYLAGVRMQHLCSQLGFEEFELRRKIWTIFEDSIRHTDLIKDRHLDQLLMCAIYVICKAANVTNNPNLFSLIMKFYRQQPQASSCVYRDVLINRARTVDGEEIPEENDHLILFYNHVYIKVMQSYAVRFKPNANNTNDIVLSPLPASRKNLISSSNQQVVGNVFIKPMDTSTIPVNNGSSFNYYFSRSPSKDLMNINRAINGNGIQGKRLLIDEDGNVPATKRLAPNRKLQSLVEDRQRQNSASND
- the LOC136416072 gene encoding retinoblastoma-like protein 1 isoform X4, whose translation is MVQSNSSNDELSLHQELCSKLNLDMGIVAASWETFESISKKFALEGEKIHWLGCAIYVASRNMETPTVDNSSVVKGMGINLTSLLRHSNLTFMQFFNNITRWADMAQLPPDFRTKIDNMRNNFSITYNTFKKLHPLFIEIFLPPIPNKQDVEAAKHRYKKSRYRTIPCTSLKIFEFIWNMFITLKAEESLCSTELIKAHHLLFCCIDYAFKNVVSAERKDLLNGTVTEELLQYNQDFRALKEVPCIVKRFCKCDTVIKEALHMKAYTFRQLLTKFIDQGILLADETDFTGVFERNNFDQNFKNFNKAYETHLLSRGDFDERIFLAEFKRVLLDKEQTVQSWTSMRVLPPSDSDGALLESPKAGTGTANPRILDTPLTGRRFLGPRDGDLSGRSVPERISRLQTIIGSRSADASEQLKSLFESCGRNILPKINDILDKMKKMFIAGYTANNLSKEEAQNKLDLGGALFFKYVEMILNKEKNITPDISGLVEKEVFYQCMFACCLEIVLYCYNFPKKFPWILDVLKVEPIHFVKVIELVVRSKDNLFRELIKHLNRIEETIIESLAWRSSSPIWDAIEKSGQEIPKFQDTALPGHLLYNEASNEHLLQSPGPPSAADRFQSPLSQLCKNLFPSSGSGLQRPGTHLVLPDKDGKVKFIPILDAHVKIENPQTSPGTKPDPQAAALPRRTGSLSIIFRKFYYLAGVRMQHLCSQLGFEEFELRRKIWTIFEDSIRHTDLIKDRHLDQLLMCAIYVICKAANVTNNPNLFSLIMKFYRQQPQASSCVYRDVLINRARTVDGEEIPEENDHLILFYNHVYIKVMQSYAVRFKPNANNTNDIVLSPLPASRKNLISSSNQQVVGNVFIKPMDTSTIPVNNGSSFNYYFSRSPSKDLMNINRAINGNGIQGKRLLIDEDGNVPATKRLAPNRKLQSLVEDRQRQNSASND
- the LOC136416072 gene encoding retinoblastoma-like protein 1 isoform X1 — translated: MVQSNSSNDELSLHQELCSKLNLDMGIVAASWETFESISKKFALEGEKIHWLGCAIYVASRNMETPTVDNSSVVKGMGINLTSLLRHSNLTFMQFFNNITRWADMAQLPPDFRTKIDNMRNNFSITYNTFKKLHPLFIEIFLPPIPNKQDVEAAKHRYKKSRYRTIPCTSLKIFEFIWNMFITLKAEESLCSTELIKAHHLLFCCIDYAFKNVVSAERKDLLNGTVTEELLQYNQDFRALKEVPCIVKRFCKCDTVIKEALHMKAYTFRQLLTKFIDQGILLADETDFTGVFERNNFDQNFKNFNKAYETHLLSRGDFDERIFLAEFKRVLLDKEQTVQSWTSMRVLPPSDSDGALLESPKAGTGTANPRILDTPLTGRRFLGPRDGDLSGRSVPERISRLQTIIGSRSADASEQLKSLFESCGRNILPKINDILDKMKKMFIAGYTANNLSKEEAQNKLDLGGALFFKYVEMILNKEKNITPDISGLVEKEVFYQCMFACCLEIVLYCYNFPKKFPWILDVLKVEPIHFVKVIELVVRSKDNLFRELIKHLNRIEETIIESLAWRSSSPIWDAIEKSGQEIPKFQDTALPGHLLYNEASNEHLLQSPGPPSAADRFQSPLSQLCKNLFPSSGSGLQRPGTHLVLPDKDGKVKFIPILDAHVKIENPQTSPGTKPDPQAAALPRRTGSLSIIFRKFYYLAGVRMQHLCSQLGFEEFELRRKIWTIFEDSIRHTDLIKDRHLDQLLMCAIYVICKAANVTNNPNLFSLIMKFYRQQPQASSCVYRDVLINRARTVDGEEIPEENDHLILFYNHVYIKVMQSYAVRFKPNANNTNYLFQKDIVLSPLPASRKNLISSSNQQVVGNVFIKPMDTSTIPVNNGSSFNYYFSRSPSKDLMNINRAINGNGIQGKRLLIDEDGNVPATKRLAPNRKLQSLVEDRQRQNSASND
- the LOC136416072 gene encoding retinoblastoma-like protein 1 isoform X3 — encoded protein: MVQSNSSNDELSLHQELCSKLNLDMGIVAASWETFESISKKFALEGEKIHWLGCAIYVASRNMETPTVDNSSVVKGMGINLTSLLRHSNLTFMQFFNNITRWADMAQLPPDFRTKIDNMRNNFSITYNTFKKLHPLFIEIFLPPIPNKQDVEAAKHRYKKSRYRTIPCTSLKIFEFIWNMFITLKAEESLCSTELIKAHHLLFCCIDYAFKNVVSAERKDLLNGTVTEELLQYNQDFRALKEVPCIVKRFCKCDTVIKEALHMKAYTFRQLLTKFIDQGILLADETDFTGVFERNNFDQNFKNFNKAYETHLLSRGDFDERIFLAEFKRVLLDKEQTVQSWTSMRVLPPSDSDGALLESPKAGTGTANPRILDTPLTGRRFLGPRDGDLSGRSVPERISRLQTIIGSRSADASEQLKSLFESCGRNILPKINDILDKMKKMFIAGYTANNLSKEEAQNKLDLGGALFFKYVEMILNKEKNITPDISGLVEKEVFYQCMFACCLEIVLYCYNFPKKFPWILDVLKVEPIHFVKVIELVVRSKDNLFRELIKHLNRIEETIIESLAWRSSSPIWDAIEKSGQEIPKFQDTALPGHLLYNEASNEHLLQSPGPPSAADRFQSPLSQLCKNLFPSSGSGLQRPGTHLVLPDKDGKVKFIPILDAHVKIENPQTSPGTKPDPQAAALPRRTGSLSIIFRKFYYLAGVRMQHLCSQLGFEEFELRRKIWTIFEDSIRHTDLIKDRHLDQLLMCAIYVICKAANVTNNPNLFSLIMKFYRQQPQASSCVYRDVLINRARTVDGEEIPEENDHLILFYNHVYIKVMQSYAVRFKPNANNTNKDIVLSPLPASRKNLISSSNQQVVGNVFIKPMDTSTIPVNNGSSFNYYFSRSPSKDLMNINRAINGNGIQGKRLLIDEDGNVPATKRLAPNRKLQSLVEDRQRQNSASND
- the LOC136416072 gene encoding retinoblastoma-like protein 1 isoform X2 is translated as MVQSNSSNDELSLHQELCSKLNLDMGIVAASWETFESISKKFALEGEKIHWLGCAIYVASRNMETPTVDNSSVVKGMGINLTSLLRHSNLTFMQFFNNITRWADMAQLPPDFRTKIDNMRNNFSITYNTFKKLHPLFIEIFLPPIPNKQDVEAAKHRYKKSRTIPCTSLKIFEFIWNMFITLKAEESLCSTELIKAHHLLFCCIDYAFKNVVSAERKDLLNGTVTEELLQYNQDFRALKEVPCIVKRFCKCDTVIKEALHMKAYTFRQLLTKFIDQGILLADETDFTGVFERNNFDQNFKNFNKAYETHLLSRGDFDERIFLAEFKRVLLDKEQTVQSWTSMRVLPPSDSDGALLESPKAGTGTANPRILDTPLTGRRFLGPRDGDLSGRSVPERISRLQTIIGSRSADASEQLKSLFESCGRNILPKINDILDKMKKMFIAGYTANNLSKEEAQNKLDLGGALFFKYVEMILNKEKNITPDISGLVEKEVFYQCMFACCLEIVLYCYNFPKKFPWILDVLKVEPIHFVKVIELVVRSKDNLFRELIKHLNRIEETIIESLAWRSSSPIWDAIEKSGQEIPKFQDTALPGHLLYNEASNEHLLQSPGPPSAADRFQSPLSQLCKNLFPSSGSGLQRPGTHLVLPDKDGKVKFIPILDAHVKIENPQTSPGTKPDPQAAALPRRTGSLSIIFRKFYYLAGVRMQHLCSQLGFEEFELRRKIWTIFEDSIRHTDLIKDRHLDQLLMCAIYVICKAANVTNNPNLFSLIMKFYRQQPQASSCVYRDVLINRARTVDGEEIPEENDHLILFYNHVYIKVMQSYAVRFKPNANNTNYLFQKDIVLSPLPASRKNLISSSNQQVVGNVFIKPMDTSTIPVNNGSSFNYYFSRSPSKDLMNINRAINGNGIQGKRLLIDEDGNVPATKRLAPNRKLQSLVEDRQRQNSASND